GATTCAAAAATATTCTTCATTACTTTGGCCAGGTCATCCTGATTTTCATCTTCCAGCATTTGCTGTAGTTTTTCCAGTTCATCCAGATTGAAAGGCTGTTTACAAAGCCGGTTGTATTTCATGAAGTTTTCTTTATCTTTTAGCAGCATGTATATGGAGACCAACTTCTCGTTTATACCTTCATAATCGGGTTCCATCTCCTTGACACGTTCAAAGGCAAGCTTGGCATAGCTCAACTGGCCTATCTCCATGCTGCATAAACCTATCTCGTGCCAGGTTTCGGCATACGGGGCATATTCCAGGGCTTTGGCCCACTGTTTGATCCCCTTCTCGTATTCTTCTTCTTCCATGTAAATGCGTCCTTCAACGAGATAAGGATCTATGTCTTTGGGATTCAGGGTATATGCTTTTTTGCAATACTGGTGGGCTTTGCGTTTTTTGCCCAATTTATGAAGGCAAAGCGCTGCATTGGCATAGAGAGAGGTCAAGGTCAGCATGTCGTCCTCGTCTTTGGACTTTATAGCCTGTTCCAGATGTTCCAAACCTTCCGCCCATTCTTCTTTGGAGACACAATTCAGCCCGATGAAGGTATGTATGAATCCCGGAGTGATGGCGTCGAGTTTTTCAGCCTGTCGGTAGCATTCCATAGCTCCTTCTTCATTGCCAAGTTGGAAGAAAGCATGCCCTTTCATGATATAGGCATCGGTAAATTCCTCATCGGCTACGATGGCAAAGTCGCAGGCTTCAATGGCTTTGTCAAACATTTGCCGGTCAAAGTGGCAACGGGCCAGTCCGAACCAGTAAGATGCTGAATATGGATTCTTGTCTATCAGTCTGTTATAAATCGTTGCAGCTTGTTCATATAAGCCTTGGGCATATTGGCAGTCACCGGTAACGGCAAGAAATGCTTCTTCTTCGGCATATTGTTCGAGTCCGCGTGCTATCCATACCGATGCTTTTTCCGGATAGTCCATGTCAATATACATGTAGGCCACATCGACGATATTGGCAAGGTCTTCCTTGTCCTCTATGCTGTCAATCAATAACTCTGCATCGTCTAATTTGCCTTCTTCCAGCAGGAGGCTGGCTTTCAGCACTTTTACTTCCGGAGAATTGTCACTGATTTTCTCTGCTATCTTCTGGGCTTTTTCTCTGTTCCGGGTATCCATGCACAGGTAGGCCTGCTCTACCAGCAAGGCAGTGTTTTCGGGATGCAGGCTTAAGCCATGTTCCACCACCTCGTTAGCCATCTCGTATTTATGACGGACGGCGTACCAGTCTGCAAGGTCGGCCAAGTCATCCGCATCCATATAGATTGACTTGTTTTCAGCTTGCGCAGCCTCATATTGTTCCGCCAGTTGTTGCAGTTCTTTGTCCCTTCCGGATAGGAGATTCTTTTTGCTCATTGCATTTGGTCTCTTGTTATTTGTTGATTTTCCCCCAATTGTCCTTCAGCCCTACGGTGCGGTTGAACACCATTTTTTCAGGTGTGGAGTCACGATCTACATTGAAGTAGCCGATGCGCTGAAATTGCAGGTAGGTGAGGGGCTGCATGCCGGCCGCATACTTTTCGATGTAACAGCAAGGCAACACGTGAAGGGAGTCGGGGTTGATGATTTCCTTCATGGCTGTCAGTGCATCACAGTTCTTTTCTTCACGGATGGCAGCAAGTTCGTCGCGGGGGTTCTCCACCTTCCACAAGCGGTCATAGAGGCGTACTTCGGCCTCAATGCAGTGGCCGCAGCTTACCCAGTGGAGTGTGCCCTTAACCTTGCGGTTAGCTTCCGGCATTCCGCTTTTGGTATTGGCATCATATTCACAATATACTTCCACTACTTCACCGGCGTCGTTTTTCTTGCAACCGGTACATTTTACGATGTATGCACTCTTCAGACGCACCTCCTGTCCGGGTGTCATGCGGAAGTATTTCTTCGGGGCGTCCTCCATGAAGTCGTCACGCTCCATCCACAATTCGCGGCTGAATTCAATGGTGTGGCTGCCGTCCTCAGGTCTTTCGGGATTGTTGACCGCCTCCAGTTCCTCCACCTGTCCTTCTGGGTAATTGGTTATGATTAGTTTTACAGGGTTCAGGACAGCAGAGATGCGGGTGGCACGGCCGTTCAGGTCTTCGCGCACGGCACTTTCCAACAGTGCGAATTCGTTGAGTGCATCGTAGGTGGTATAACCGATTTTATCGATGAACTTATGAATGGATTCCGGAGAATAACCGCGACGGCGGAAGCCGCAGATGGTAGGCATACGCGGATCGTCCCAGCCATTGACGAGCCCTTCCTTGACCAGTGTAAGCAGGTTACGTTTGCTCATCAGTGTGTAGCTGAGGTTCAGTTTATTGAATTCGTACTGGCGCGGACGGTTGTCGTTCAGATCCTTGCCTTCCTTCAGCCAGTCGATGAAGAGATCGTAAAGCGGGCGGTGAACCACAAATTCCAGCGTACATAAAGAGTGTGTCACGCCTTCAAAGAAATCACTTTCTCCGTGGGCGAAGTCATACATCGGATAAGCCTTCCATGCAGTGCCTGTACGGTGGTGCGGATGTTTCACCACACGATAGATGATCGGGTCGCGGAAGTGCATGTTGGGGTTCGCCATATCTATCTTGGCACGGAGCACCATGGCTCCTTCTTCTATTTCACCGCTGTTCATCTTCATGAACAGTTCAAGGCTTTCTTCGACGGAACGGTTGCGGTAGGGGCTTTCCACGCCCGGTTGGGTGGGAGTGCCTTTTTGGGCGGCAATCTGTTCGGCGCTCTGCTCGTCTATATACGCTTTGCCCTCTTTGATGAGGCGGATGGCGAAGTCCCAGAGTTGCTGGAAGTAGTCGGATGCATAATATTCGTTACCCCATTGATAGCCCAGCCATCTGATGTCTTCCTTGATGGCTTCCACATATTCCACATCTTCTTTTGTGGGGTTGGTGTCGTCGAAACGCAGGTTGCAGACACCACCGTGTGCTGCGGCAATACCGAAATCAAGGCAGATGGCCTTGGCATGTCCGATATGGAGGTAACCGTTGGGTTCCGGCGGGAAACGTGTCTGTACTTTTCCGCCGTTTTTGCCTTCTTTCAAATCGTTCTCTACTATTTGCTCTATGAAGTTCAGGCCCTTCTTTTCGCCTGTTTCTTCGCTTTTCATTTCTGCCATAATGCTGTCTATTTTCGTATCGTGGCGCAAAAATACGACTATTTTTCCGTATATCGTTATTTCACGGGAATATATCCACTCTTTTTAATGATTCCTTGCCCTGCGGGTGATAGCATGAATTGCAGTAGAGGAGCTATTTTTTCAGCGTTTTTCTTATTGTAGTAGTAGAATAGCGGACGTACGATGGGGTATGATTTGTTGACGGCATTTTCGAGGGT
Above is a window of Bacteroides helcogenes P 36-108 DNA encoding:
- a CDS encoding tetratricopeptide repeat protein gives rise to the protein MSKKNLLSGRDKELQQLAEQYEAAQAENKSIYMDADDLADLADWYAVRHKYEMANEVVEHGLSLHPENTALLVEQAYLCMDTRNREKAQKIAEKISDNSPEVKVLKASLLLEEGKLDDAELLIDSIEDKEDLANIVDVAYMYIDMDYPEKASVWIARGLEQYAEEEAFLAVTGDCQYAQGLYEQAATIYNRLIDKNPYSASYWFGLARCHFDRQMFDKAIEACDFAIVADEEFTDAYIMKGHAFFQLGNEEGAMECYRQAEKLDAITPGFIHTFIGLNCVSKEEWAEGLEHLEQAIKSKDEDDMLTLTSLYANAALCLHKLGKKRKAHQYCKKAYTLNPKDIDPYLVEGRIYMEEEEYEKGIKQWAKALEYAPYAETWHEIGLCSMEIGQLSYAKLAFERVKEMEPDYEGINEKLVSIYMLLKDKENFMKYNRLCKQPFNLDELEKLQQMLEDENQDDLAKVMKNIFESLK
- a CDS encoding glutamine--tRNA ligase/YqeY domain fusion protein codes for the protein MAEMKSEETGEKKGLNFIEQIVENDLKEGKNGGKVQTRFPPEPNGYLHIGHAKAICLDFGIAAAHGGVCNLRFDDTNPTKEDVEYVEAIKEDIRWLGYQWGNEYYASDYFQQLWDFAIRLIKEGKAYIDEQSAEQIAAQKGTPTQPGVESPYRNRSVEESLELFMKMNSGEIEEGAMVLRAKIDMANPNMHFRDPIIYRVVKHPHHRTGTAWKAYPMYDFAHGESDFFEGVTHSLCTLEFVVHRPLYDLFIDWLKEGKDLNDNRPRQYEFNKLNLSYTLMSKRNLLTLVKEGLVNGWDDPRMPTICGFRRRGYSPESIHKFIDKIGYTTYDALNEFALLESAVREDLNGRATRISAVLNPVKLIITNYPEGQVEELEAVNNPERPEDGSHTIEFSRELWMERDDFMEDAPKKYFRMTPGQEVRLKSAYIVKCTGCKKNDAGEVVEVYCEYDANTKSGMPEANRKVKGTLHWVSCGHCIEAEVRLYDRLWKVENPRDELAAIREEKNCDALTAMKEIINPDSLHVLPCCYIEKYAAGMQPLTYLQFQRIGYFNVDRDSTPEKMVFNRTVGLKDNWGKINK